The Vicia villosa cultivar HV-30 ecotype Madison, WI linkage group LG1, Vvil1.0, whole genome shotgun sequence genome includes a region encoding these proteins:
- the LOC131618686 gene encoding adenylate isopentenyltransferase 3, chloroplastic, whose translation MSLSMIMSRLITQPLISNVPCNGKKLNIRQIQKENVILVMGATATGKSKLSIDLANYFPSEIINSDKIQIYEGLDIVTNKITKEEQKGVPHHLLGTHNPNIEFTSNDFREKSTSAIDSITGRGNHPIIVGGSNSYLEALIDDDDYNFRSKYNFCCLWVDVSMPILRAYIEQRVDQMFNNGMINELRPFYNPTGDYSKGIRKAIGVPEFDEYFRMESFVDEKTRQKLLEKAVSDMKINTWKLARKQRGKIDFLKNVKRWEIHRLDATPVFRKRGEEANETWKKIVAEPSAMIVANFLYNSANVVNASSSRNLRVPNSQSDLMAAATC comes from the coding sequence ATGAGCCTCTCAATGATCATGAGCAGATTAATCACACAACCTTTAATAAGCAATGTTCCATGCAATGGCAAAAAACTCAACATTCGACAAATTCAAAAAGAGAATGTAATTTTAGTGATGGGAGCAACCGCCACAGGAAAATCCAAGCTATCAATTGACTTAGCAAACTATTTTCCTTCCGAAATAATCAACTCCGACAAAATACAAATCTACGAAGGCCTCGACATCGTAACgaacaaaataacaaaagaagaacaaaaaggAGTACCTCACCATTTACTAGGAACACATAACCCCAACATAGAGTTCACATCCAATGATTTTCGCGAAAAATCAACCTCGGCCATTGACTCAATCACCGGCCGAGGAAATCATCCCATCATCGTCGGAGGCTCGAACTCCTACCTCGAGGCCTTAATCGACGATGATGACTATAACTTTCGATCCAAATACAACTTTTGTTGTCTCTGGGTCGATGTTTCAATGCCTATTCTCCGCGCGTACATAGAACAACGCGTGGATCAAATGTTTAACAACGGAATGATCAACGAACTCCGCCCGTTTTATAATCCGACCGGGGATTATTCAAAAGGAATACGAAAAGCCATCGGTGTACCCGAATTCGACGAATATTTCCGAATGGAGAGTTTCGTGGACGAAAAGACGAGGCAAAAACTACTCGAAAAAGCCGTTAGTGACATGAAGATAAATACATGGAAACTAGCTAGGAAACAGCGTGGGAAGATTGATTTTCTGAAGAATGTTAAGAGATGGGAGATTCATCGGTTGGATGCTACACCTGTTTTTAGGAAGCGTGGAGAAGAAGCTAAtgagacatggaagaagattgtTGCAGAGCCTAGTGCTATGATTGTGGCAAACTTTTTGTATAACTCTGCTAATGTTGTGAATGCTTCTTCTTCAAGGAATCTTAGAGTGCCAAATTCTCAGAGTGATCTTATGGCTGCTGCTACATGTTAG